The DNA window GCACCTGGGACGCATCGGGGCCGTGGTGCTGGCGGTGCTCCTGGGCACCGTAGCGGTGGCGGCGCTCACCGGCTGGGCGGCCGTCGTGCTCTCCGGCCTTGCGGGCGCGAGCTTCACCGACGCGGGGGCGAGCGCGAATGCCGCGAGCCTTGAGGCCCTGCAAGCCGGCCAGCAGCAGGTGGCCGACCTCACGCTGCCGCAGATGATCCTCTCGTTCATCCCCGTGAACGTGTTCGCCGACCTGGCCGGAAGCCGTGCCACGTCCACCATCGCCGTAGTCATCTTCGCCGCCATCGTGGGGCTCGCGTACCTCAAGCTGCGCGACAGGGACTCCGAGCAGGCCGACTTTTTCAAGCAGCTCATCGACAGCCTGTACGGCATCGTCATGCGCATCGTGGCCATGGTGCTCGCGCTCACGCCCTACGGCGTGCTCGCCCTCATCGCCCACGTCATGGCCACGAGCGATTACGCCGCCGTGCTCGACCTGGGGAAGTTCGTGGCCGTGTCCTACGGGGCGCTCGCGTTCATGTTCCTCGTGCACCTCGTTATCCTGTTTGCGAACCGCGTGAGCCCGCTCGCCTACGTGCGCAAGGCGTTCCCCGTGCTCAGCTTCGCGTTCGTGGCGCGCTCGAGCGCGGGCGCGGTGCCGCTCAACATCGAGACGCAGACGCACGCGCTCGGCGTGGATGAGGCCACGGCCAACTTCGCCGCCAGCTTCGGCATGTCCATCGGGCAGAACGGGTGCGCGGGCATCTATCCGGCCATGCTGGCCACCATCATCGCGCCCACAGTGGGCATCGACGTGCTCTCGCCCACGTTCGTGGCGGGGCTCGTGGCGGTGGTGGTGATCAGCTCGTTCGGCGTGGCGGGCGTGGGCGGCGGCGCGACGTTCGCCTCGCTCATCGTGCTGGGAACCATGGGGCTGCCCATCGAGATCGTGGGGCTTCTGGCCTCGGTGGAGCCACTCATCGACATGGGCCGCACCGCGCTCAACGTGAGCGACTCCATGGTGGCCGGCGTCACCGCGTCGAACGCCATCGGCGCCCTCGACCGCACCGTGCTGCGTGACCCCGCCGCCCGCGTGAGCAGCGACGGGCATGGGGGGATGTAGGTCAGCCCAGCTCCCCCAACAGCTTCCGCAGCTCGTTCTGCACGGCGTTTTCGGCGTTGGTGCCTATGACCTGGTCGGCTATCTGCTTGATGGCGGAGCGGGCGTTGCCCATGGCCACGCTCGTGCCGGCCATGCGCAGGATCTCGTAGTCGTTCATGGAGTCGCCGAACGCCATCATCTCGTTGGCGGCGATGCCGTGGGCATCGAGCACCTGCTCGATGCCGGTGGCCTTCGTCACGCCGCGCTGCATGACGTCGATCCACTTGCGGCCCGACGGGGCGAACACGAAATCGCCGTCCAGCTCGCGCGTGAGGATGTAGGCCATGTCCATGACGGCGTCGTCGCAGTACACCGACGCTTTCAGGATGTTCACCTGCGGCGCGGGCACGGCAAAGGCGCGCACCGGGTTCGGCAGGTTCTTGTCCACCTCGCGCTCGAAGCGCGCCTCGTCGTCCAGCAGGTAGCTGCGCGTCTCATCGAACAGCGCCAGGTGCATGGTGTCGAACATGCCCACCACGCGAGCGAGCCGCCGCACCGCCGCATGCGAGAATACCTCCAGGTCAACCAGCTCGCCGGCCACCACTACCTGCGCGCCGTTGGAGGCCACGAAGTCCATGCTGTCCACCACGGGCTCGAACAGCTCGCACAGCGTGTCGAACCGCCGCCCCGACGAGGCGACGAACCGCAGCCCCGCCTCGCGCAGGCGCAGGATGAGGTCGTGCGCGCCCGCGGGCACACGCTCGTTCTCGTCGAGGAATGTGCCGTCCATGTCGCTGGCTATGAGTTTGATCATGCGGGGATGCTCCTTCGCGTTCGCAGATACTTCCACCACCATGCTAATACGCGCGACTTCGCCCGATATACAGCACACAAAGACTTTGCAGGAATTTGAACAAGTTGATACTTTGCGAACAGGGCTTGCTGCATGAGCAACGCTGCCCTCCTACCGACACTTACCGTCATAATTGCCGACATTATTCCCTTTTATGTCGGTAATAGAATCACCCTCGTTCAGCTCGCGCACCCAATCGAATGCGGTGAACACGCGCGAACAGAAAGGCTGGCCTCCTTTGACCCGCAATCGGCCCCTCGGGGGAGCACTGTGCACGAATCCAGACCACATACGCGCAAAAACCTCCCTCGTGAAAGGATTCCGGCGAGCTGCGCGGGTACCGACTTTCTGCGACCTGCGGAAACGCCGGCGCGCCACCACCCAGGGAAGCCCGCAGACGTCCTTTTCCGCCCCCGATCCTTTCACGTCGGGGATGCGGCAGGAAGTTGGACCGCCTCGAGGCGGTCCACGACCGATCGAAGCGGCCCCGCAGGGGCCGCGAGGAGGGAGCCGCATGTACACGGAGAGGGAGAAGGTCCGATACGTCGAGATGATGTGGGCCGAGGGGTTCACGCCCTGCGCCGCGTGGCGCAAGTGGGGAGCCCCGTCCAGGACCTCGCTCAGGGAATGGGAGAAGCGGGCGGAGCGGGGCGAGCTGCCCGCCGAGAGGCCCAGGACGGTCGGGCGGGTCGACCACGAGCCCCACGCCCACTACCCCAAGGCGACCGTCGAGGAGGCGGTGCGCCTGCACAAGCTGGGCGAGAAGAGGTCCCACATCGCCCGCCGGCTCGGCATCACCGACGCGGGCGTCGTGACGAGCTGGGTCGCCCGGGACCGAAAGCGCGCTATCATGTCCGAGACGGGCGCGCAGGGCGCGCCGCGCGAGGCGAGGCGAAGGGAGCCCCGGGACATGGCCGAGGCGTCGGGATCGGAAGAGGAGGCCGCGCGGCTGCGCGCCGAGCTGGAGGAGGCGCTCTTCGAGGTCGCCGTCTACAAGGAGCTGGTGCGCGACCCAAAAGCCGAAGGCCCGGCGAGCCTCTCGAAGAGGCGGCTCGTCGCGTTGGGCGAGAGGCTCAGGCGGGAGTGCGGGCTCTCCCTGGCCCGGGTGCTGACTTTCTTCCGGATGCCCAAGAGCACCTACCTCTACCACCGGGCGAGGCTCGATGAGCCCTGCGCGCCGCCGGCGGGATTCGACGAGGCCGTGGCCGGCGCGTTCGCGGAGAGCGGCGGGACGTACGGCTACCGGCGCGTGAGGGCCGAGCTCGAGGGCCGCGGCGTGCGCGCCCCCGAGCTCAAGGTGCGCGGGTCGATGGAGAGGCAGGGCCTGGTCGCCCGCTGCTCCCGCTCGGAGAAGAGGTGGAGCTCCTACGCCGGCGAGATCTCGGACGCCCCGGACAACCTGCTCCTCGGCGCGCGCGGGCGCCACGACTTCTCGGCGGGCGCCCCGAACGAGAAGTGGCTCACCGACATCACCGAGGTCAAGGGGCGCGACGGCAGGCTCTACCTGTCCGTCATCGTGGACTGCTTCGACGGCAGGGCCTCCGCCTGGCGGATCTCGACGAGCCCGAACGCCGAGCTCGCCGACTCCACGCTCGCCGACGCGGTCGCCACGCTCGAGGAGGGCGAGCATCCGATCATCCACTCCGACCGCGGCGCGCACTACCGCTGGAAGGGCTGGATCGCGCTGTGCGGGGAGGCGGGGCTCGTCCGCTCGATGTCGCGCAAGGCGCACAGCCCCGACAACGCGGCGTGCGAGGGCTTCTTCGGCCGGGCGAAGGTGGAGAGGCTCCACTCGCTCGTCCGCGCGGGGGCCTCGGTCGCCGAGCTCTCCGAGGCCGTCGCGGAGTACATGGCGTGGTACAATGGGGGCCGCCTCAAGGCGTTCAAGGCGGACGATGGCAGAGCGCGCTACGAGACCATCGACGGCCGCCGCAGAAGGCTCGGGCTCGCAGCCTGAGAAGTCCAAGAATCCCGCCGCACCCCCCGTCGAGGATTTTTGTGTTAGGCGAGCAGGATTTCATGCACGGCGGACGCGGCCTGTGGATTTAACGGGAAAGACAGAGCAAGTCGAACCACACGCGGTGGTCACTCTCGCGCAAAAAGGCGCGCGAAAATTTTCGACTGTTTGCGAGTCACACGTTTCCCCAGCTCACAGCTTCCGCACGCTCAGGTTGCGCGAAAAATACCCAAACGCACGGCCAGGTTGGTGGAACGGGCGAGCGGGCAACCGCATCATGGAGGCATCGGAAGCGCCGCTTCGGCCGGGAGGCGTTTCGGGTATGATGCAACTGAAACCAGAGAAGGGATTCACCATGAGCTTCGCCGACAACCTCGTCTACCTGCGCCAGCACTACGGCGTGACGCAGGAGGGCCTTGCCGAGCAGCTGGGCGTGTCGCGCCAGACCGTGTCCAAGTGGGAGGCCGGCACGAACTACCCCGAGATGGACAAGCTGCTGCAACTGTGCGACCTGTTCCACGCGAACCTCGACGACCTCATGCGCGGCAGCGTGCACGTGGCGAACACGAACGACACGGAGCGCTACGACCGCCACATGAACCGCTTCGACCTGTCCATCGCGCTGGGGGTGGCGATCATCCTCGCGGGCGTGGGCGTGCAGGTGCTCCTGGACGCTTTCGGATGGCCGGGCAACATCTCAACCGTCGCGTTCCTGTCACTCGTGGTGGTGGGCGTGGTCGTCCTCATCGTGGGCAGCCTCAACCACGGCGAGTTCAAGCGCCGCAACCCTGCCATCGAGCCGCGTTACGCCGCCGACGTCCTCGAGCGCTTCAGCCGCCGCTTCCCCGTGCTCATCGCGGGCGGCGTGGGGCTCATCCTGCTCGACGTCATCATGCTGGTGGGGCTATCGCCGGAGGACAGTTCGCTCGATCTCGTGCGCGGCGTCCGCTTGGAGGACATCCTTGTCGCGCCGTTCATGTTCGTGATGGCCGTCGCGGTGGGCACGCTCATCTGGGCGGCGATGCAGAAGTCGAAGTACGACCTGTCTGAGCTCACCTACATCGCGCACCGCCGCAACCTCGGTGCCGACCTGCCGCTCACCGCCGTGGTGAAGTCGCCCGAGCAGGTGCGCGCTGAGCGCATCATGGGCGTCATCTGCGGCTGCATCATGCTGCTGGCGCTGATCGTGTTCCTGGTGTGGGGCCTCGTTCCGCTGCTCAGCCAGACGGGCGGCTGGGACGGCCTGGACAAATGGGCGCTGAAGGACGCCATCCGCAGCGGCCAGGGCGGGTTCGCCATCAGCTGGATCGCGTTCGCGGTGGGCGGCATCCTGTGCGGCATCGTGTGGATGGTGGGCAGCGTGTTCTCCAAGTCGAAGGACGACTGGATCGCCGAAGCGCGCCAGGAAGACGCCTGGCTGAAAGTGGCCCAAGCCGACGCCAAGGAGGACCCCTGGTCCCGCGGCCCCGAACACACGGAGGCCCCTGACGCCCCAGCGGCCAGCGCCAGCGGCAAAACCTGGAAGTAGCCGCACGCGGAGCCATCCCCCCCCCTCCGCATCCGTGAAAAGTACCTTTTGGACAGGGAAAAGTACCCTTTGCGTCTAGCCTCCCTTC is part of the Arabiibacter massiliensis genome and encodes:
- a CDS encoding cation:dicarboxylase symporter family transporter yields the protein MPFDTLLPALAVLAVFVGLLVVLWLLKRRGVGFTPRVFTALGLGIALGVGIQLALGRGSEAATAALDWMAVVGQGYIALLKMLVMPLVFVAIVGAFTRTQATEHLGRIGAVVLAVLLGTVAVAALTGWAAVVLSGLAGASFTDAGASANAASLEALQAGQQQVADLTLPQMILSFIPVNVFADLAGSRATSTIAVVIFAAIVGLAYLKLRDRDSEQADFFKQLIDSLYGIVMRIVAMVLALTPYGVLALIAHVMATSDYAAVLDLGKFVAVSYGALAFMFLVHLVILFANRVSPLAYVRKAFPVLSFAFVARSSAGAVPLNIETQTHALGVDEATANFAASFGMSIGQNGCAGIYPAMLATIIAPTVGIDVLSPTFVAGLVAVVVISSFGVAGVGGGATFASLIVLGTMGLPIEIVGLLASVEPLIDMGRTALNVSDSMVAGVTASNAIGALDRTVLRDPAARVSSDGHGGM
- a CDS encoding HAD family hydrolase, encoding MIKLIASDMDGTFLDENERVPAGAHDLILRLREAGLRFVASSGRRFDTLCELFEPVVDSMDFVASNGAQVVVAGELVDLEVFSHAAVRRLARVVGMFDTMHLALFDETRSYLLDDEARFEREVDKNLPNPVRAFAVPAPQVNILKASVYCDDAVMDMAYILTRELDGDFVFAPSGRKWIDVMQRGVTKATGIEQVLDAHGIAANEMMAFGDSMNDYEILRMAGTSVAMGNARSAIKQIADQVIGTNAENAVQNELRKLLGELG
- a CDS encoding IS3 family transposase, with the protein product MYTEREKVRYVEMMWAEGFTPCAAWRKWGAPSRTSLREWEKRAERGELPAERPRTVGRVDHEPHAHYPKATVEEAVRLHKLGEKRSHIARRLGITDAGVVTSWVARDRKRAIMSETGAQGAPREARRREPRDMAEASGSEEEAARLRAELEEALFEVAVYKELVRDPKAEGPASLSKRRLVALGERLRRECGLSLARVLTFFRMPKSTYLYHRARLDEPCAPPAGFDEAVAGAFAESGGTYGYRRVRAELEGRGVRAPELKVRGSMERQGLVARCSRSEKRWSSYAGEISDAPDNLLLGARGRHDFSAGAPNEKWLTDITEVKGRDGRLYLSVIVDCFDGRASAWRISTSPNAELADSTLADAVATLEEGEHPIIHSDRGAHYRWKGWIALCGEAGLVRSMSRKAHSPDNAACEGFFGRAKVERLHSLVRAGASVAELSEAVAEYMAWYNGGRLKAFKADDGRARYETIDGRRRRLGLAA
- a CDS encoding helix-turn-helix transcriptional regulator, encoding MSFADNLVYLRQHYGVTQEGLAEQLGVSRQTVSKWEAGTNYPEMDKLLQLCDLFHANLDDLMRGSVHVANTNDTERYDRHMNRFDLSIALGVAIILAGVGVQVLLDAFGWPGNISTVAFLSLVVVGVVVLIVGSLNHGEFKRRNPAIEPRYAADVLERFSRRFPVLIAGGVGLILLDVIMLVGLSPEDSSLDLVRGVRLEDILVAPFMFVMAVAVGTLIWAAMQKSKYDLSELTYIAHRRNLGADLPLTAVVKSPEQVRAERIMGVICGCIMLLALIVFLVWGLVPLLSQTGGWDGLDKWALKDAIRSGQGGFAISWIAFAVGGILCGIVWMVGSVFSKSKDDWIAEARQEDAWLKVAQADAKEDPWSRGPEHTEAPDAPAASASGKTWK